The following proteins come from a genomic window of Lolium rigidum isolate FL_2022 chromosome 5, APGP_CSIRO_Lrig_0.1, whole genome shotgun sequence:
- the LOC124656382 gene encoding receptor-like protein 3 — MASLGLAFVLLVSLVSPTSSCTDQDKRSLLWFLAGLSNDGSLAASWRDGKDCCKWEGITCSTDRVVTGVSLASKNLEGNISMSLGNLTGLKLLNLSHNSLSGGLPRELLSSHSITILDVSFNQLNGALPKLPSSTPARPLQVLNISTNLFTGEFPSSIWKAAENLIALNTSKNSFTGQIPTHFCDNSPSFAVLDLSYNKFSGSIPLGLGDCSMLRVLNTGYNNLSGTLPNELFNATTLEYMCFRNNKLHGVLGGAHIIKLGNLVTLDLGRNNFSGNIPDSVGQLQRMEELYFDHNSMSGELPSTLSNCTNLITINLKWNKFSGELSKVDFSKLPNLITLDLLYNNFSGTIPESIYSCSNLIALRLSYNNLHGQLSPQIGDLKHITFLSLASNSFMNITNALQILQNCRQLTVLLIGYNFKGELMPEDDIIDGFQNLRVLAINGCQLLGNIPLWISKLANLEMLKISSNQLTGSIPVWIKAPRYLFYLDISNNSLTGEIPTTLMDMPMLKSEKTEPHLDPGVFALPVYSAVSRQYRKPIGFPKVLDLSNNKFIGEIPQEIGQLKSLLSLNLSSNYLTGQFTESVCNLTRLQVLDLSNNNLKGAIPSALNTLHSLSAFNVSNNDLEGPIPSGGQFNTFETSSFDGNTKLCGSMLIRKCALAKAPQANILSTKETSYKTAFMIAFSAFFVVGMLYDQVVLSRYFG, encoded by the coding sequence ATGGCTTCCCTTGGCCTTGCTTTCGTTCTGCTCGTCTCCCTGGTTTCTCCCACCAGTTCCTGCACAGATCAGGATAAGCGCTCTCTTCTTTGGTTCCTTGCGGGGCTCTCGAATGATGGTAGTCTTGCAGCGTCATGGCGGGATGGCAAGGATTGCTGCAAGTGGGAAGGGATTACCTGCAGCACAGATAGGGTGGTCACTGGTGTCTCGCTGGCTTCAAAGAACCTTGAGGGGAATATCTCGATGTCCCTCGGCAACCTCACTGGCCTGAAGCTTCTTAACCTCTCCCACAACTCCCTGTCCGGTGGCCTGCCACGAGAACTGCTGTCATCCCACAGCATCACCATACTGGACGTCAGCTTTAACCAACTCAATGGAGCACTACCCAAGCTGCCATCTTCAACCCCTGCCCGTCCTCTGCAGGTACTGAATATCTCAACCAATTTATTTACAGGAGAGTTCCCGTCCAGCATATGGAAAGCAGCAGAGAATCTGATTGCCCTCAATACCAGCAAGAACAGCTTCACTGGGCAGATACCAACTCATTTCTGTGACAATTCACCATCTTTTGCGGTGCTTGATCTGTCTTACAACAAATTCAGCGGTAGTATTCCCCTGGGACTTGGTGACTGCTCCATGCTAAGAGTGCTCAATACAGGCTATAACAACCTCAGTGGGACACTCCCCAATGAACTCTTCAATGCTACCACATTGGAGTACATGTGTTTTCGTAACAATAAGTTACACGGAGTACTTGGTGGTGCACACATAATCAAACTCGGAAATCTCGTGACCTTGGATCTTGGAAGGAACAACTTCAGTGGCAATATTCCAGATTCTGTAGGTCAGCTCCAGAGAATGGAGGAGCTCTATTTTGACCACAACAGCATGTCTGGGGAGCTACCATCAACTCTCAGTAACTGCACAAATCTTATAACAATCAACCTCAAGTGGAATAAATTCAGTGGAGAACTTAGCAAGGTCGATTTTTCCAAACTTCCTAATCTGATAACTTTAGACTTGCTGTACAACAACTTCAGTGGAACGATTCCAGAAAGCATATACTCTTGCAGCAATCTGATTGCACTTCGGCTATCTTACAACAACTTacatgggcagctttcaccacaaATAGGCGATCTGAAACACATCACCTTCCTTTCACTTGCTTCCAACTCTTTCATGAATATCACAAATGCACTTCAGATCCTACAGAACTGCAGGCAGCTTACCGTCCTCCTTATTGGGTATAACTTCAAAGGAGAGCTCATGCCTGAGGATGACATAATTGATGGTTTCCAGAATCTTCGGGTACTGGCCATCAATGGTTGCCAATTGTTAGGTAACATACCTCTTTGGATATCAAAGCTAGCAAATTTAGAGATGTTGAAGATATCTAGCAATCAACTCACTGGGTCAATACCAGTCTGGATCAAAGCCCCAAGGTACTTATTCtatctagacatatcaaacaacAGCCTCACTGGAGAAATTCCAACAACACTGATGGATATGCCAATGCTGAAGTCGGAGAAGACTGAACCCCATTTAGATCCAGGGGTCTTCGCACTACCAGTTTATAGCGCTGTATCACGCCAATACCGCAAACCCATTGGTTTCCCTAAAGTGTTGGATCTAAGCAACAATAAATTCATCGGTGAGATCCCCCAGGAGATCGGTCAGCTGAAATCCCTCCTTTCACTCAATTTGAGTTCAAACTACTTGACGGGACAGTTCACAGAATCCGTATGCAATCTCACAAGACTGCAGGTACTGGACTTATCAAACAACAATCTCAAAGGTGCAATCCCGTCTGCATTGAACACCCTGCACTCACTTTCAGCATTCAATGTTTCTAACAACGACCTAGAAGGCCCTATTCCATCTGGAGGCCAGTTTAACACATTTGAGACTTCCAGCTTCGACGGAAATACAAAGCTATGTGGCTCTATGCTCATTCGCAAATGTGCTTTAGCAAAAGCGCCTCAAgccaacattctatcaacaaaagaAACTAGCTATAAGACCGCCTTCATGATTGCTTTTAGTGCATTCTTTGTTGTAGGCATGTTGTATGATCAGGTAGTATTATCAAGATATTTTGGCTAG